The genomic DNA CTGATATTTTTGGCGCGCTGCAAAACTTAGCAGCGAAGCTATGGATGCATTAGCGTGTAAGGGAGAATTCGAAAGCTGGGGCTCTTCCTACGGTTTCAAAATTTGCGGAAACATAGCAATAAAGAACCCACTGGTTGGAACTGCATTACCATACTCGGCGAATAGATTGATGAGTTCTGTATCTCGAGATAAAGGGTACCCTACCAGTGACTTCGCGGTTAGATGGGCCACAATCCTGGTTCCAGTGGCGAAACAGCAAAGATCGTTCCAATCTTCATTCTCAAACTTGGTCTCCGCATCAAAGGCGTGCTGTAGCTCCTTCACGAACTCCTCAAAGTACGGATCGGTTTTGGTTGCAGCTCGAGTGCGCTGCCAGGTAAGAGCCTTTGCTACAATAGGGACAGGTACTTTATGCACACCCTCTGCCGCACCCGGAACGGTATACTTCGCTTCGAACAACTGCATCATTGACGTTAGCTGCTAGCATTCCAAGGCTTGAGTGCGTTGAGTCAAAGCTTGCCTCAGCTGTGACCGCATTTGCCGAAAAGCGTTCGTCGGTGAAATTACGATACTCGCGCACCATCTCGTCATTGCAGATAAACACTTCCCATCTAGTTGGAGTTGATACCTGGAAGGCGAAGTCACCGTGCTGTATAGAATGGGTCATTTATTACCTTCGAGGTCCTAGTTAACGGCTACACACCTTCTGATAGCCTTCATTGACTAATGATCGTGCCCGCGCTGTCCACCAGAATGCCGCGATCCAAGACCCGATAATCCCATGCCCTCCAACTACCGGGACGTTGACCTTTCTATTTTAGCGGAGCTGTATTTGTTCAGTTTAAGGCTAAACCACGTACCCATGATTTATAATATCTGTACCATCTGGTCGCGAGCTGCTGGATAAGGATAGCACCCACCAAATAGACCCAAGTAGGAGCGGCGAATGGATAGGTTGGCTGGTACTCTAGCAGACCCGTAAAGCGGTCCAATGTTCTCTCCAATAGTCGAGACATTGACGATACAATGGTCAGTCTCTGGGGAAATTCGATGAAGTAGGGAAGTCCCAACCAAACGCGACTCAGTAAGCCTGACCGCTCATGTGATAACTAAGATAGCTTGAAGGAGCCAAGGACTCAAGTACCGTACGTAGATGGACGtgtggttgattgagatTGCCATGAAATCAATGTTGACGGCTATATCAGCCTTGGATTGCCAACCGGCCTAATATAGTATCGAGGCGAGGTTAGGAAGGATTGGCTTACAGTATTGCCTTGAGATGGGCCCTCTATGACCAAGAATAAATAGGATAATACAATAGCGAAGCAAGGTATATCCCTCATACCATCGAGGCCAAACCAGCGGAGAAAGAGTAAAACTTGGTTTGGGAGTTATTCTCGGGGCCTACGTGGCTCACATGGAGACATGAGGGGGTTTAAtctcatatttctttttctctgtccCTAGAACATCTTCCATGGCTTTGCTACTTTTCATGGTTTGTTGGGAATGCTATACCAAGCCTCTGCGGTGCGAAGCAGTCCATGCCCTAATCCAATGCTGTATCCCCAGAACTATGACCTCCTCTGTATCACGGGGTGGTAATACAAAGATGTTTCAAAGCAGTCCACATGAATGTTTTAAACTATAGGAATATGCTCAATACGAATCCGAAAGCTAGCTAGTTACACAGGGTCTCGATCAGTGGCGTATGCCCAGAAGTAATCATCCAACACCCACGGTCTAGACTGTCTTCCGATCGGAATGGTGCCCAATTCTCCGCTCATACCGCTTGACATAATAAAAGCAAACCCCATAGGAACCGTCGACAACGAGCCAGGCAAAAAGGCACCACAATATCAGGGGTTTTCCCAGCCACGAAAATGCCTGTGGCCAGTATTTATAACGCAACCAGGCCGAAATCACCACGGAGAAAGATCCTAGGAATCGGGAAAGCCTAATTAAGATTAGCACGCGATGGGATTCACTATTTACAAGTCAGCCAGGGCATTACTCACCAGAGCGTGTATGAGGCTCCTCGGGTGCTTCCGCGACTGATCAGCTGGCAGAGTCCTCCAACACTGAGCAACAGCTGACAGAATGCAGCTCCCCAGTTATAGGCCAATGCAGGGCCAATCTCCGCGGCTAGGGCAAGGTGGCCTGTGAGAAAGCCGAGTATACCCAGCATAAAAATCAGGGGCAGATTGTGCATCACCAAAGGCGCATGAGTCCATTCCTTGGGCCCAAATTTAATTGCTGTGTATATGACGCCCAGGTTGATGGTAAGACCGCTTAGAAAGACCCCTTGCTCATACAATGTCTTGGATGGGTAGATAAGGCCATACACGATTTCCCATGCAACATTGCAACAGAGTGGCATGATAGCCATTCCATATGTACGGCCCTTGAGCGATCCGTAGACCATGCCGACATAGTTGATAACCCAGCCGATCCCCATCCCTATGACGAAAACATCTGCGATCCATTCCACTTCACGATACGCAGCTGGGGCCTGTGATGAGCCAAATCCGTCCATTGTGGATGTGGGATTCAAAGTATGGTCGCGTGGGTGTTGTTTGTCCTAGACTCTACTCTTATAAAAATGTAATAAAGAATCAGAGAGAGTTTATTCAGACAGTCCAATGGCACAGGAACCAGTTTAATACTTCTAACGATATCACTAATCCGTTGCCACGCGTAAAGATAGCCAATCATCCTATGTGCTTCAGCGAGATATTATTCAGGTGCAAAGCGCGGCATGAACGCCCTTATAGGCGGTCCATTTGATTCGTATGGACGGGTTACTATTTATGGTCTGTCAGAAGCTTCGAACAATCACCAAGTCATTCTAACATACGTCTGAACTACGCCTGCACTCCAACCAAGCCTTTCTACAACATGGACTCCGTATTAAGTTACGTGTTCCTTCTATTGGCAATGACCTCGTTCTACATGATGTACATCTCGCTATTCAACAATGGAtttttcaatcttctctcgCATCAGCTGGCGACTAGAGCGCTTCCTGGGGAATCGGATATTGCTCTTCTGTCTGAATATACTGGACTAAAGGCTTTCGATGGTATACTAGAAAGTATTGttatcttcttttggccCATCAGTCAGGGCCACCATGTCGGCTTATCCCTGACGGGACTGAGCTTTTCAGGAGGTATGGTTGGCATCTGGATGATCGTTGTGGTCTATATCTGTCGGACACGTTCATTCACGCGCGGCATGGTAATGTAAGTCGCACACCAAGACGGTCCTAACCAAATGGTACACGAGGCTGATAACTCAACTCATGTAAGAACTCTTATTGTAGGTATTGCACAGCAGGCAGTTGGTCCTGGAATTGTGATACCATGTTACTTTGCCCTAACCTCTAGGGCCAGACCGCCCAACAAGAACCTACATCTTACAGGAACATATTCCACATCCAACCACGGTCTAGTCGTGTCGATGATTATGAGCTATATCTTTCCCTTGGTGATAATGTCACTGCCAGCGCCAGCTATGATTTCCCCTCATTTCAAGCAACAAGTGATCGCGGCATGGCAGGGATGGCCAGTATATTttgtcatcatcatgaccacCCACCACTTATTCATTAATCGTGGTCACAGGAAAGAAGCCTCAGCACGCCGTCAGGTGCTCTCTGTGTATCACTTTGGGTTtgcttgttcttgtctttgtcaTATGGCATGGCTGTCAGCATTTGTGGCGTCTAAGATCCAGTCTCTCAGCCAATCAAGCAACTTCTGGTACCTGTGTCCTTATGGTGTCGCCTTCCCACTTTTGAATCAGCCCGCACAAAGACTTGGCGCCCTGGAGGCTGGACTGTTTACCTTCCTCCAATGGGACTATTGTGTCGCCGCAGCGGCCACGATGGTGTGGAGCACTGATCGCTACATCCAAGAGTGCCACCGGGCTGAATTGGAGATCGACAAATTCAGACTCATCCTACGGTTGCTCGGATGGATTCTGATTGACGGGCCCTCGGCTACGGCTGTTAGGCTCATCTGGGAATCGGAAGGGCCCTCGTATCTGCAGAACCCTAATTAAGGTGTTAAGAGTAAGACAACATGATATCGCATCCGAGAGTCCGAGACGGACAGATTTCGAATAAGTCCAATTGAAACTCTATCAGCAGGACTATGGAACGTGCTTGTGACTAGAGTATTGCAAATCTGTGTGAGACATCGAGGCAGAATAATTAGGAATATAACTGAGTTAAAACCTCCTGTTATAGGGCTTTGTTTATCTTCGTTGTTACTATTCTGACCATGCAAGGCAGACTTGCGGCACGTAAGTCAGCTCTGAGATACCCGACGGCGATATCCTTGCTATATAGACATCAGTGCACGTAAGCTGAGAGCCTGTGGTCCTGGGGCTTACCGTGTGACCTTGTAACAAGCTGGATGAGGGGTATTCATGAGAAATCAGCGATAAGTAGGGTATGCTTCACAATTGAGTGAAACAAGGGTCATTTGCTCCATCACGAAAAGAGTGATTTGAATCACTCCAGAACACCCATAGATATGGACAAATTGACCGCCACGCTGGCCAAAGTCAATTATCCGTCCGAGGTAGAGAATGGTTCCATGTTGTTGGTAGTCACTCTGGTTATACTGTTTCTGTGGTTCATAATCCCCAGCCCCGTGAAACGCAGCAATGTGTCTGTACCAACTGTTACACTCTTCAACCCTTATCTGCCGGAGTTCCTGAGTCGCGTATGGTTCAATTCAACAGCGGCGACTGTGATTTACAAGGGATATCGCCAGGTGAGCAGATGATTACCTGAGAAAATTGCGCTTCGTACTAAGCGGTCATAGCATAAGGATCGGGCATTCCGCCTTCTCAAGCCGGACGGGGATATTATCGTATTATCGAATAAGTATGTGGAGGAACTGCGGCAGCTACCTCTCACAACGCTTAACGCTTTAGAAGCGGTGTTCGAGGTGAGAGCTAGAATACTTCCTCAAGTCCTATGGGCTATAGCTTACACGCCTGCTGTTCTAGGATCATGTTGGCAAGTATACGACAATCCTGAACGATAGTCACCTCCATACCGAGGTTATACAAAAGCGCCTGACTCCTGCCATCAGTAGGGCAATCTTACCGCACCAGGCGTTTGGATACATTGCTGATACGAGGCTCGATCAGGCCGGTTCATACCAAGGATTATAGACGAATTAGATCATGGCTTTGCTGTTGAGATGCCAGAGTGCGAAGGTACGTTCAACTTAACTTATACCGCATGCGTAGGCCTTAACAATTCATAGATAAATGGGCCCTAATCAGACCATATGAGGTTTTCCTCCGCCTAGTCGCTCGAGCCGGTGCCCGTGTGTTTGTCGGACCAGAAATCTGCCGTACTGAGAAATGGCTGACTGCCTCAATCGACTTTACTAAAAATATATTCATGACAATCACACTTCTACGTCCCATACCAAGCTTCCTCCACCCGATCATTGGGCCAATGTTACCCAGCAGCCGCAGTCTGGATACACAGCTACGATACGTCCAAGATGAGCTCCTCGGCCCAGAGATAGTGAAGCGCCGGCAGAGGCAAGCGTCGGGAGATCCAGACTATGAGAAGCCGGATGATTTCCTCCAGTGGATGATAGATCTAGCTCAGAATGATAAAGAGGGCGATCCAGGCAATATCGCTCATCGTCTGCTGGGTCTGACTAGTATGGCAGTGGTGCATACAAGCGCCATGTCTATCACTCATGGGTTGTATGATCTTATCACGATGTCTCAGTGGCTTGAGCCCCTCCGTCAGGAGATCCAGGAGGCCATGCCCGACTGGAAGTCTTCCAGTTACAGTAGTCTGGTTTCGCTTCGGCGATTGGATAGCTTTCTCAAGGAGTCGCAGCGCTTTAATCCCCCCGGCGAGCGTACGTTATCTACATCTCTACCATGCTCCTTACTTACATACTAATTTCCCATTGCTTAGTATCGTTCCACCGGGTGGTGAAAAAAGACCTAGTCTTCTCTGATGGCCTCCGACTTCCAAAGGGTACCCATATTTGCATGGCATCTGGACCCATCGGCATGGATACCAAGTACGTCTCCGACCCTACCACTTTCGATGCATTCCGCTACGTCGATGGGGACAAAGCTCAGTCCCAGTTTGTCCACACCAGTGCTACAAGCATGCACTTCGGTCTGGGTCGGTATGCATGTCCCGGTCGCTTCTTCGCAACTTTTGTCTTGAAGGCCATTCTCAGTCGATTCCTTGTGGAGTATGAATTTCGATTTGGGCCTGATCAAGTAGGAAGGCCGAAGAATATGTTGCTGGGTGATAAGATCGTTCCCAATACCTCTGTGGATGTGTACGTGCGAAAGCGTACTGGATCGCGGAGTACAGCGTAGTTGGATAAGACATGTGTCCAGAGTTTCATTAATGCATAGGATATGTCTGTGTTCCTGATCAGCTAGTATCACAAATGCCATGCTCTATCTTCTTCAGTCGTGATGTAGTCTGCCTCGATTACGGTGAATTCGGGAGTCTGCTCCCTCTAAGCCTGGCTCCCTTTGTGGAGTCATTTCATTATACTAGGATTGTACCAACTCCAGTGATAGGGGAGCTCTTTGTCTACTAATGCCTGCGTAAATACAATTTGTCAGGTACTGAGTGCACGAAAACCGAGAGATTTGACAAGAAGTGTACCGCGCAATATATATTCCGGCCCCACCGATTAACCCTAACTTCAAACCAACGACACTCATTTGCTCAAACCTTGTTTAATCCTAGCAGATGAGCGAACTTACGATTGAGGTAATTTCTTAGTTTCCAAAAGCAGTATCGAGCACCTCACGCGTTTGAATTCCAATTCTACTAGTCAAAGGAGTAGCCCAAAATAGAAATGATGAGCATAAACCAACATCTCGAACGGGATGGACAGCGTTGGCCCACATCAAAAGATACCCCCCGACCAATAAGGACCAGAAAACTAGTCACAGTTGCTTTATCACAACGGGATAAGTGTCTGGTTAGCTTGACAGGGAATATACGAAGCGCCAAAGGTGTGATTTGCGACAAGACAATCCCGAAAGGAAAATCTCTCCGCCAGGACCAAGAgtgacttccaccaccactcgTCCCAATACGAGTTTTTTCGATGATAACATCTTACGATTTTCTTTGTGCCATGCTCCCGAATCCAACCGACGAGTTAAGTTTGGTTCCCACGGTCAAGCCTTCCGCTGGTTCTTGACAACGTTTTTCCAAGACTTGCTTCTGTTCCGAAGCCTTGAGCGCCAAGAGGCGCCACGAGGGGCTTCTCCGGATCTTCGGCGGGGCGAAGTCTTGAGGCTCGCCCAGACACGCGAGGTGAAAGCCGACCCAGTCTCCCGAAGAAGTATCGGGGGGTTTTACAGCCCTTTGCGATGTGAAAGCTGAGATGCCGTCGTCGGAGGAATTCCGCGATGGGGACACCGAGGTAAAATCTTAACACAGGATGCGAATGCCTGCCCTTCGACACGATGTGTCTTGAAGAATGCTCGGTTGAGATGTAAGGAGGTGGATACATGCTGATCAGGTCATCCAAACAATTACCCAACCGATTCAGAGGCCAGAATCATGAACGTGGCTGACCTCAGGCCATTTACAAACATTCAAATGAGGGTCATGTAGGGTTTCTGTTCCCTCCAGTATTGTACGACCTCCACACtccaggagaaagagaacaaaaaacaaCCCCCACAAGCGCATGGGGGAAATAAGTTTAAAATTGACTCAAAGCTAAACCTCTTGGCTGATATAATTTTTCGCGCACGAGGTGCCATTCTTTCGTGGACGTGAGGCCCACGGATCCTGCCCATGACCTTCTGACTCTAATTTGCTGTCCTCCTTTGTGTGAATCCGAGGGTTCAATTGGTTCCATTGTCGTCACACCAATTCACTCCGACCCCCCGCGTCCaggttgggattgggataCTTAGCGCCTCTGGGCATCAAGGGCGGGCCGATTACAGAGGAGATACCACCTTGAACGGCAACTCTGACTAGTGTGGCTTGCCAGTGCTGGGGACGCTTGGACGACCACTTCAGCCTTAGCTGCTTGGCGGGATCTTGGCTCAATAAGATTGGAAGCTTTTCGCGGGGAATGTTGGCCTGTAACCTGGGGATTCGTGGGGATTGATCTCAATGCATCAGGTGGGCTGGGCACATTACTTCCCAGTAGGGACAGCACCATGGGTGGGAATGAAATCTCTACCATTATGTATAAAGAGGTCCCCGGGGAATGTGTAATCATGATGTCGTTGCGCGACTTAAATAAGTTCTGATTCTCGCCCGCTTTCGAAACAGTACACTTCtatttttccttgtctttcctGTTTATCGAGGAGCACCTGGCAACATGAGTACTACAAACGAGCCAGCGGAGCCCATCCCCACGGGAATTCTAGCCACAGCAAAGCAAGCATGGGGCGATCTGTTCAAGTGGAAGCAACGAGTCGTGGTGACCAACGAGTACGGGGAGACTCGTACTGAATGGCAAGAGCCCGATCCCATCGTGAATCCTATAAGCTTGTTTGCTCAGCTCGGTGCCCGCGAttggttgttcttcttggttggCTTGACGGCGTGGACGGCAGATGCGTTCGACTTTCACGCACTGTCCATCCAACAAGTGAAACTGGCCAAATATTACAACCGCTCGAAAACAGAAATTTCCACGGCAATTACACTGACCCTTCTTCTGCGAAGTGTTGGTGCTGCCTTTTTTGGTCTGGCTGGTGACAAGTTTGGTCGCAAATGGCCTATGGTGTTGAACATGATTGTATTGGGAGTGCTACAGATTGCGACCATCTACAGTCACACATTCCAGCAGTTTTTGGCCGTACGGAGTCTATTTGGTCTTTTCATGGGAGGTGTCTATGGGAATGCCATCGCCATGGCTCTGGAACATTGCCCGTAAGTGTCGCGGCTGGATCACAATCTTTCCGATTGACTCATGTATCTTAGCGTTAATGCTCGTGGTCTCATGTCGGGCATTCTGCAACAGGGATATTCCCTGGGATATGTCTTTGCCGCCTGTGCCAACCTCGGAGTTGGTGGAGCTACCGATAGTTGGAAGACGGTGTTCTGGGCTGCAGGTCAGTACCTTTTCCATACACAGATTATAGATCCAGACTAACGGTCGCTTAGCTGGCATCTCCATTGGTGTGGGAATTAtccgcatcttcttccccgagTCGAAGCAATTCCtcgaagccaagaaggccgGCAAGAAGTCCATGAGCGCCGGGGCattctggaaagaaaccaagcAGATGCTGGGCCAGGAGTGGAAGATGTGTGTGTATGCCATTATTCTCATGACCTGGGTAAGCTTCCATTCATTTTCCCAATCCAAAGACTCAACGACCGTCATAAAGAGTAAATCAGACTAACAGCCCTAGTTCAACTACTACTCCCACACTTCACAAGACTCCTACACCACGTTCATGTTGACGCAAAAGGGAATGGAAAATGCCGGCGCCTCCCGCGCATCCATCCTCATGAAAACCGGTGCCTGCGTCGGTGGAACAATCATCGGATACCTGTCCCAGTTCTTTGGCCGCCGACGAGCCATCATCGTTTCGGCCTTGATTTCGGGCATTCTTATCCCAGCCTGGATCCTCCCAGAGGGTGAACGCGCGTTGAGCGCAACGGGATTCTTCATGCAATTCTTTGTTCAGGGCGCCTGGGGTGTTATCCCAATTCATCTGAATGAGCTCTCGCCACCGGCTTTCCGGTCCTCTTTTCCTGGTATATTTCCACCATCCCAGTTCAGTGAACAAAATGTCTAATACGGAACAGGAATCACCTACCAAGTGGGAAACATGATCTCATCGCCCTCCGCACAAATCGTCAACGCCGTCGCCGAAAAGACTTTCATCACTGGTTCGACTGGTAAGCCGGCGCCCGCTTACGGGCCAACCATGGGCGTGGCTACGGCCATTATCGCGACAGGAATCATGGTCACCACGGCATTCGGACCGGAGAAACGTGGACGAAGATTCGAGACTGCTGTTGCGGGTGTTGAGCAGTCTGAACCGCAGAAAGTCCttgacgaggagaagggtgaTATGACGGAGCAAAAGGCTACggaagagaaggttgagaaggtaGAGAAGATTTAAGCTTGATAAGCTAACTACGATGGACACTGGAATGAGCGATACCCAATACCTGACTAGAGGATGGACCTATATCATAGTTTAGATATACGATTATTTACATTTACTGTTTTACTAGAAACATGGCTCTGCGTACTCATTAGCTTTGGGCTGTATAGTTGAACAACCAACCCACGGCTACGAAAGAAAGAGTAACTACCGGTCCAAAAGGAAGAGCCTCGGACCGATAAGAGCCCAAACAAGAAATGATAAACTAGCCGTTGTGTATCGGGCCTAGAGACCATTGTAGAGATGGCGGATTACCGTACTGGGAAATCCTCCGAGCTCCATTTTTGATCGACAGAGAATGCTGCGGGGAAGTCCGGAGTGCATTTCTTGCCAAGGAGATGGACGTGGGATGTATTTCCTAGCATTGGACACGTTGCATTAGGGCTGAAGCAGTCCGGGTTAGGATTGTTGATATGATTTCTGCGTCTTGGTGTGCGATAACGCATTGAAGCAGGCGAATCAGTCCCTTATGTGATCAGTAAATTGGACCTACTCCATTTTTTGTGATAGGCGCAAAAAATAGCACGCTACAGATTACCTACTCCTCGTATGAACAGAATAATTCCGTGTAAGTTCAGTCAATCATTGAAAAACACTACTCCAGAAAACAGCCCACATCCCAAAGAAAGCACTCAAACACGAACAACGATATCATAAAAAGCTAATTCGTAAACCCAAACCActtcatatcctcatccCCATGAATCTGTATATTATGACCAACACCGCCAGCCAAAATACCCTGGAGATTCGGCCCCCAAGTAGTCCTGCTCCAGTTTGCCTCGGGAGTATTCGACTCAGTCGATTCGGGAGCATCATAGTTATACCCGAAGACGCCTGCCCATTGCTTACACGTTTCCTCGTAGTTCTGCGGATACAAGGTGGTATCGACATTACCGTGGTAGATTTGCATCTTGGGCCGCGAGCCACTATAGTCGGGATACATGGCCTCGGCGATACTAGCCCAGTGCTCCGGAGTGGTGATAGATTGGCCCTGCGCGCAGGTCGAGTTCCAGGCGTCGGGTTGGTCGGCGGTTGAGAGGAAGCAGCCGGCTGGGACGCCGGCGTAGGCGACTCCGGCGGCGAAGAGGTTGGGGTATGTTGCTGCCATTACATTCTAGTATTATCGGTTAGTACTGTGCATGAAGGGACTAGGGGTTTAGAAGGTCGGTGAACATACGGTCATCATGGCACCAGAACTAGTACCCGTTACGAACACCTTGCTGGAATCGGCATTATACTGCTTGGTCGTCCAGGTTACCATGTTGGCGATGGAGTTACTGTTTCCGCCTCCGTTGTGGGTGAGGGTTGCTTGGGAGCTGACGTCCCAGCATGTTCCTTCGTAAGGGCTTTCGGgatagatgacgatgaagccgTGTGTTTCGGCTAGTTGCGCGTAAGGGGAGCCTTGGTAGTATGCTTGGGCGGTTCCTGTGCCTTTGGGTATTGTTAGTATGCTATGCAGGTATAGGTAGAGGAGTGCGCACAGTAGTGAATTGCAACTATTATCCCGGGATTAGAGGCCAGGTTCGTGGGTACGTAGATGTACATCTTAACGTTGCTAGGGTTGTCGCCGAAGTCGGTGACTTGTTCAAGGGATCCTGCTCTTGGGATTAGGGATCTGCCATTGTGTATAGCTCTGGCACTGCAGGTGAGGGCACAGAGAAGATAGGTGAGGAGGTATGACAAGAGGATCATGTTTATTGTTGTAGTGAGCGAGGTTATGCCCAGGGTATGATATTGAAGCTCTTGCTGAGACTTTTCTTCATCGTGTCATAACAGCGAGATGTAGTCTTTAAATACCTCATACCAGTCCTCATGACACTCTCATTATAGCAGTACAGCATCACACGCCCTTTCTATTGTCCATTTGGTTAATTTCCCAGTACCCGGACTTATTCACAGTCAGGTCATCTGCTCCCGGACGAACGGAATTCTCCCTTCCAATCTTGACGCTCAATTCCATCCCGCATTTACAGGGGTGTACATCACTACTGTCGCAGAATTCCTTGTCCTAATTTCAATTTAGCAATTCAGCAGACGGCACTGCCGAGGAAAATGCCGTTCGGCTAATACTCCGTGACGAATTGTGCCAGATATACTTGCTTTCGGCTCATTGGTCGATCGTGTTTCAGGTACAGGTTCCCCATGCGGGGGATTGCAGTTTGATATTTTCCAGTATATCCGGCCATTTAGGCAGAAGAAACAGTTTCAATCTGAAATCTAGGCTATTTTGGCATCCTGGCTGAGTTCGGTACTAGTGGTTGTAAATGGCTGTGTAGATTCATAGCAGGTTCGCGTTGCGGATTTTGTAACCTTTGCAATGGTATCGGCGAACCAAGCTCGAAAGAAATGTTTCTCGATTACTAACTTGGAAAAGACTGACTGGCGGAGAGGGATGAGTGACATACGCTACGGTCTGTCACTGGTCTATTGTACTAGTATAATCTGTGTGTCTGGATGCAGCACTGTTCTGCCTGTATATTCGTCTCCCGTAGACGTGGGACTATGTAAGCTTGGAATCTAAAAACTACTATAATCTAAGGACTGGTCTTGAATAATGCCAATCCTAAAATTAGTGAGAGACTTTGGGTTTCGAGCCCAggttgtacatacatcaccACATATTTCCTACAATTTTCTCTGTGCCGTATTGGGCTGAATGTGCAAGTGAACAAAAGGTTTCCCCCGTTAGCCTATAGGTTAACGAGTAGCTCGGTGAATGCCTTGATAAATAACTATCCCTCAATAATTCACGCCGTTtcgttttttcttcctctcctgcctCTAAGGAACAACATCCTCTgctttctccttcctttctgtcTCTATCTACCTTGCCCTGCATATCCTA from Aspergillus oryzae RIB40 DNA, chromosome 7 includes the following:
- a CDS encoding cytochrome P450 (predicted protein), which translates into the protein MDKLTATLAKVNYPSEVENGSMLLVVTLVILFLWFIIPSPVKRSNVSVPTVTLFNPYLPEFLSRVWFNSTAATVIYKGYRQHKDRAFRLLKPDGDIIVLSNKYVEELRQLPLTTLNALEAVFEDHVGKYTTILNDSHLHTEVIQKRLTPAISRFIPRIIDELDHGFAVEMPECEDKWALIRPYEVFLRLVARAGARVFVGPEICRTEKWLTASIDFTKNIFMTITLLRPIPSFLHPIIGPMLPSSRSLDTQLRYVQDELLGPEIVKRRQRQASGDPDYEKPDDFLQWMIDLAQNDKEGDPGNIAHRLLGLTSMAVVHTSAMSITHGLYDLITMSQWLEPLRQEIQEAMPDWKSSSYSSLVSLRRLDSFLKESQRFNPPGELSFHRVVKKDLVFSDGLRLPKGTHICMASGPIGMDTKYVSDPTTFDAFRYVDGDKAQSQFVHTSATSMHFGLGRYACPGRFFATFVLKAILSRFLVEYEFRFGPDQVGRPKNMLLGDKIVPNTSVDVYVRKRTGSRSTA
- a CDS encoding carboxylic acid transport protein (permeases of the major facilitator superfamily), whose product is MSTTNEPAEPIPTGILATAKQAWGDLFKWKQRVVVTNEYGETRTEWQEPDPIVNPISLFAQLGARDWLFFLVGLTAWTADAFDFHALSIQQVKLAKYYNRSKTEISTAITLTLLLRSVGAAFFGLAGDKFGRKWPMVLNMIVLGVLQIATIYSHTFQQFLAVRSLFGLFMGGVYGNAIAMALEHCPVNARGLMSGILQQGYSLGYVFAACANLGVGGATDSWKTVFWAAAGISIGVGIIRIFFPESKQFLEAKKAGKKSMSAGAFWKETKQMLGQEWKMCVYAIILMTWFNYYSHTSQDSYTTFMLTQKGMENAGASRASILMKTGACVGGTIIGYLSQFFGRRRAIIVSALISGILIPAWILPEGERALSATGFFMQFFVQGAWGVIPIHLNELSPPAFRSSFPGITYQVGNMISSPSAQIVNAVAEKTFITGSTGKPAPAYGPTMGVATAIIATGIMVTTAFGPEKRGRRFETAVAGVEQSEPQKVLDEEKGDMTEQKATEEKVEKVEKI
- a CDS encoding acetyl xylan esterase (poly(3-hydroxybutyrate) depolymerase), coding for MILLSYLLTYLLCALTCSARAIHNGRSLIPRAGSLEQVTDFGDNPSNVKMYIYVPTNLASNPGIIVAIHYCTGTAQAYYQGSPYAQLAETHGFIVIYPESPYEGTCWDVSSQATLTHNGGGNSNSIANMVTWTTKQYNADSSKVFVTGTSSGAMMTNVMAATYPNLFAAGVAYAGVPAGCFLSTADQPDAWNSTCAQGQSITTPEHWASIAEAMYPDYSGSRPKMQIYHGNVDTTLYPQNYEETCKQWAGVFGYNYDAPESTESNTPEANWSRTTWGPNLQGILAGGVGHNIQIHGDEDMKWFGFTN
- a CDS encoding uncharacterized protein (predicted protein) encodes the protein MSYIFPLVIMSLPAPAMISPHFKQQVIAAWQGWPVYFVIIMTTHHLFINRGHRKEASARRQVLSVYHFGFACSCLCHMAWLSAFVASKIQSLSQSSNFWYLCPYGVAFPLLNQPAQRLGALEAGLFTFLQWDYCVAAAATMVWSTDRYIQECHRAELEIDKFRLILRLLGWILIDGPSATAVRLIWESEGPSYLQNPN
- the pyr4 gene encoding meroterpenoid cyclase pyr4 (predicted protein), which translates into the protein MDGFGSSQAPAAYREVEWIADVFVIGMGIGWVINYVGMVYGSLKGRTYGMAIMPLCCNVAWEIVYGLIYPSKTLYEQGVFLSGLTINLGVIYTAIKFGPKEWTHAPLVMHNLPLIFMLGILGFLTGHLALAAEIGPALAYNWGAAFCQLLLSVGGLCQLISRGSTRGASYTLWLSRFLGSFSVVISAWLRYKYWPQAFSWLGKPLILWCLFAWLVVDGSYGVCFYYVKRYERRIGHHSDRKTV
- a CDS encoding uncharacterized protein (predicted protein), which gives rise to MDSVLSYVFLLLAMTSFYMMYISLFNNGFFNLLSHQLATRALPGESDIALLSEYTGLKAFDGILESIVIFFWPISQGHHVGLSLTGLSFSGGMVGIWMIVVVYICRTRSFTRGMVMYCTAGSWSWNCDTMLLCPNL
- a CDS encoding cytochrome P450 (predicted protein), with translation MSRLLERTLDRFTGLLEYQPTYPFAAPTWVYLVGAILIQQLATRWYRYYKSWVNVPVVGGHGIIGSWIAAFWWTARARSLVNEGYQKHGDFAFQVSTPTRWEVFICNDEMVREYRNFTDERFSANALFEAKYTVPGAAEGVHKVPVPIVAKALTWQRTRAATKTDPYFEEFVKELQHAFDAETKFENEDWNDLCCFATGTRIVAHLTAKSLVGYPLSRDTELINLFAEYGNAVPTSGFFIAMFPQILKPFAAKFCSAPKISARLDRIVMDELRKREANPRSEPQVQDITDWIMFWSRTYPGTYTDQDIARSVVSAVFGAIHTTTQVRPTQETKMILVDQLTLKLRSCFVKECQRFNPLDAVRSDQALSFLLGSLARRATKDFTFSKGLHIPEGTFVFTPNSPVLFDEKHYPDAQQFDGYRFYRLGRVTGRPLEYKFIAANLKYLQFGDGRHICPGRFMAADEIRLLLAHILVNYDIRPKDDGERPPNWTFKKILFPDMKGMVQLKRRSINISQPN